A genomic segment from Neobacillus sp. YX16 encodes:
- a CDS encoding aldehyde dehydrogenase family protein → MMKSISVEQELMLINGEGKESINLAVYPVETPAKRGTVIAEVPRASAEDVDIAVKAAHEAFKSWREVPSHERGRLLYKIADAVEEQIDDIARTIAAETGNAIGTQSREEVKIAVEVFRYFAGIASELKGSMLPIDDNLMAYTQREPYGVVGAIVPWNTPFLLSTNKIAPAIITGNTIVLKAAKEAPLGVLKLAKICARYLPKGVVNVLTGFGAELGDALASHPLVQKLSFTGSTEVGKTIMHKAADRIIPVTLELGGKNPQIVFPDANSEKVIEGVISAMRFSRQGQSCSSGTRLYIHTSIFDSFVERILNKLGELKIGNPLDEESDIGCVISEKQFKSICRYIEEGINDQDVELLMGGLPPKEGPLAEGYYLQPTVFYVKNHNPRLAREEIFGPVLTIFKWEDEAEVIQAANNSSYGLTAFVWTNDIKTALRTANKIESGYIQVNRGGGQMAGLPYGGYKQSGLGHEFSLDGMLNSYTQIKSILINLND, encoded by the coding sequence ATGATGAAGTCCATATCTGTTGAACAAGAATTAATGTTAATTAACGGAGAAGGGAAGGAAAGTATAAATTTAGCGGTTTACCCTGTGGAAACCCCAGCTAAAAGAGGCACTGTCATCGCTGAAGTACCTAGAGCTTCTGCAGAGGATGTTGATATTGCAGTAAAAGCTGCGCATGAAGCTTTTAAGTCTTGGCGGGAAGTTCCGTCACATGAACGCGGAAGACTACTATATAAGATTGCTGATGCAGTGGAAGAACAAATAGATGATATTGCAAGAACGATCGCTGCTGAGACAGGAAATGCAATTGGTACTCAATCAAGAGAAGAAGTGAAAATTGCCGTTGAAGTTTTTCGCTACTTTGCTGGGATTGCAAGTGAGTTAAAAGGCTCCATGTTACCTATAGATGATAATTTAATGGCTTATACACAACGTGAGCCATATGGGGTTGTCGGGGCAATTGTACCTTGGAATACACCTTTCCTTCTGTCAACAAATAAAATTGCTCCTGCAATCATAACGGGTAACACGATTGTTTTAAAAGCAGCTAAAGAAGCTCCCCTAGGAGTCTTGAAGCTTGCAAAAATTTGTGCGCGATATCTACCTAAAGGTGTTGTGAATGTACTTACTGGATTTGGGGCGGAATTAGGTGATGCATTAGCAAGCCATCCTCTTGTACAGAAATTATCTTTTACAGGATCAACTGAGGTCGGAAAAACAATTATGCACAAAGCTGCTGACCGGATTATCCCTGTTACGCTTGAATTAGGTGGTAAAAATCCACAAATTGTATTTCCAGATGCAAATAGTGAAAAGGTTATCGAGGGTGTTATTTCAGCAATGCGTTTTAGCCGCCAGGGCCAATCATGCAGTTCTGGAACACGTTTATATATTCATACTTCGATATTTGATTCGTTTGTTGAGAGGATTCTGAATAAATTAGGAGAACTTAAAATTGGCAATCCATTAGATGAAGAATCAGATATAGGATGCGTTATTAGTGAAAAACAATTTAAAAGTATATGCAGATATATTGAAGAGGGTATTAATGATCAAGATGTCGAGCTTTTAATGGGAGGGCTACCACCTAAGGAAGGTCCATTAGCGGAAGGATATTATCTACAGCCTACCGTTTTTTATGTAAAAAATCATAATCCAAGATTGGCTCGAGAAGAAATATTTGGTCCAGTGTTAACGATTTTTAAATGGGAAGATGAGGCTGAGGTCATTCAGGCTGCTAATAATAGCTCTTACGGACTGACTGCATTTGTTTGGACAAATGATATAAAAACCGCTTTAAGAACGGCAAATAAGATAGAGTCAGGATATATCCAAGTAAATCGTGGCGGAGGTCAAATGGCAGGGCTTCCTTATGGTGGATACAAGCAAAGTGGTTTAGGTCATGAGTTTTCCTTAGATGGTATGCTCAATAGCTATACACAAATCAAAAGTATCTTGATTAATTTGAATGATTAA
- a CDS encoding SDR family NAD(P)-dependent oxidoreductase yields MKEIAGKTAVVTGGGSGIGRSISLALANAGANVVIADIEEEAAKAVAEEVMACGVGSFGMQVDVSKLEDVKALSEAVYDKFKSVEILCNNAGVTLRPYRNHWDYSYEEWKWVMDINFWGVQHGHMVFVPNMLKTPGEKHIVNTSSVVTLYTNVKHAAYSSTKAAIDGLSQCAREELKPYDIGVSLLHPGKIRTRLVTSDRLRFNDQKDAQYNVDLWSDGFSNYDPDKSKTFSTSDIKKIVEMGIDPDIASTPYEYIQPTNVGTYVVEGILKNKAHIVTHPLPIDRIKSRFDGILAAEPTYPIK; encoded by the coding sequence ATGAAAGAAATAGCGGGAAAAACTGCTGTAGTAACTGGTGGTGGTAGCGGCATTGGGCGTTCAATTTCCCTTGCCCTAGCGAATGCAGGAGCAAATGTGGTAATTGCAGACATTGAGGAAGAAGCTGCTAAGGCTGTTGCTGAAGAAGTTATGGCATGTGGTGTAGGTTCATTTGGAATGCAGGTTGATGTATCAAAACTAGAGGATGTAAAAGCATTGTCAGAAGCGGTATACGATAAATTTAAATCAGTCGAGATTCTTTGTAATAATGCTGGGGTCACTCTTCGTCCGTACAGGAATCATTGGGACTACAGCTATGAAGAATGGAAATGGGTGATGGATATAAATTTTTGGGGAGTGCAGCATGGCCATATGGTCTTCGTCCCTAACATGTTAAAAACTCCAGGAGAAAAGCACATTGTGAATACGTCTTCTGTGGTGACATTGTATACAAATGTAAAGCATGCGGCGTATTCTTCCACAAAGGCGGCCATTGATGGCCTTTCCCAGTGTGCTAGGGAAGAATTGAAACCATATGATATAGGTGTTTCCCTTCTTCATCCAGGGAAAATACGCACAAGACTAGTTACAAGTGATCGGCTGAGATTTAATGATCAGAAAGATGCACAATACAATGTGGATTTGTGGAGCGATGGATTTTCAAATTATGATCCTGATAAATCTAAAACATTTTCAACTTCTGATATAAAAAAAATAGTCGAGATGGGAATTGACCCCGACATTGCGTCCACTCCTTATGAATACATACAGCCGACTAATGTAGGGACGTATGTAGTGGAAGGTATTCTCAAGAATAAAGCCCATATTGTGACTCACCCGCTTCCGATTGATAGAATCAAGTCGCGTTTCGATGGGATACTAGCTGCAGAACCTACCTATCCGATTAAATAA
- a CDS encoding zinc-binding dehydrogenase produces the protein MKGKVAVMSEPMKMEVHEYEIPEPEKGAIVLNVSRTNVCGSELHIWKGEHPTKKKGVLGHEMVGTVYKLGENVTTDYAARPINEGDRIAAVYFLTCRKCNFCRRGNFPLCEKALTFWGKGPEEFPHFHGTFGSHYYVHPDQYFYKVPDNVPDIAAASANCALSQVYFGLDKSGLSYGDSVVIQGAGGLGLNAAAVAKEKGAKVIIIDAVESRLEMAKQFGADHVINLKQYDTVEKRAEAVRELTDRVGADLGIELSGVPAAFSEGIHLIRSGGKYVTIGNVSTGKYTDFDPGLLTRKSIQIIPIVRYDPWYLDKALTFLSKNINKYPFIKMMDGVFEFSSIQEALDRSVSREVTRASIVMEASEIVTL, from the coding sequence GTGAAGGGGAAAGTTGCAGTCATGTCTGAACCTATGAAAATGGAAGTTCATGAATATGAAATTCCTGAGCCGGAAAAAGGTGCCATTGTTCTAAATGTATCAAGAACAAATGTATGCGGGTCAGAACTCCATATTTGGAAAGGAGAACATCCGACAAAGAAAAAAGGTGTACTCGGTCATGAGATGGTTGGGACAGTCTATAAGTTAGGTGAAAATGTGACAACCGATTATGCAGCAAGACCAATTAATGAAGGAGATAGAATAGCAGCTGTCTATTTTTTGACATGCAGAAAGTGTAATTTTTGCAGACGTGGGAATTTCCCTCTTTGTGAAAAAGCTTTAACTTTCTGGGGGAAGGGACCAGAGGAATTTCCACATTTTCATGGAACTTTTGGCAGCCACTATTATGTTCATCCTGATCAATATTTTTATAAAGTTCCAGATAATGTTCCCGATATAGCAGCTGCAAGTGCAAATTGTGCTCTATCACAAGTTTATTTTGGACTCGATAAGTCCGGCCTTTCTTATGGTGACTCGGTTGTTATTCAGGGTGCAGGTGGTCTTGGCCTAAATGCTGCAGCAGTAGCAAAGGAAAAAGGGGCAAAAGTTATTATCATCGATGCGGTTGAATCAAGACTCGAAATGGCAAAACAATTCGGTGCCGATCATGTTATTAATTTAAAGCAATATGATACTGTTGAAAAAAGAGCGGAGGCAGTTCGTGAATTGACAGATAGAGTAGGAGCTGATCTTGGGATTGAACTAAGTGGAGTTCCAGCTGCATTTAGTGAAGGAATACACCTAATTCGCAGCGGTGGTAAGTACGTGACAATAGGAAATGTATCCACTGGTAAATATACGGATTTTGATCCAGGATTATTAACGAGGAAGTCGATTCAAATTATTCCAATCGTTAGGTATGACCCTTGGTATTTAGATAAAGCATTAACATTCCTTTCAAAGAATATTAACAAATATCCTTTTATTAAAATGATGGACGGGGTGTTTGAGTTCAGTTCTATTCAAGAAGCACTAGATAGGTCAGTGTCAAGAGAGGTTACGAGAGCTTCTATTGTTATGGAAGCAAGTGAAATAGTAACTTTATAG
- a CDS encoding MmgE/PrpD family protein produces the protein MLAESTKLYEKVQTLKWDTDDCFDFSKKVLYDWFINVSHGTKLPLVKEQLHKGKGAWTASQFNALCLGSASHSVDFDDTLSSSAVHPGGPIFAALFSDYEDDVVHNGMDIIEATIKGYEVAARLGRTINPFPHKSHHNRGFHPTSTVGVFSGLIAKGTYTKASESVMKNAMGIGGSLASGIMAFLDDGSPIKRIHPGIAAVHALWAIQLAETGITGPAYVFESSHGMLHAMSDHIDENALTKEYDRPLIFETAQKYYPCCHHIHPALDAAKEFLEKEDVQNIAKIIVQNPTAANDMVGFPLEKKRLPKSPVEAQMSLPYTLAAFLLDGGKLSLSAYTERSMKDTLILDLANRIFVESDVDLDKRFNHTCWPVEVTFELNNNSVLTFTEEFPIGFPQKPLTWEHLDEKARIVEVYNELKEIQNLIRQLESLDQDGVKFIHEFAQGLIDQTQRII, from the coding sequence ATGCTTGCAGAATCAACGAAATTATATGAAAAGGTACAAACTTTGAAATGGGATACAGATGACTGCTTTGATTTTTCGAAGAAAGTCCTTTATGACTGGTTTATTAACGTTTCACATGGTACAAAACTCCCATTAGTTAAAGAGCAGCTCCATAAAGGTAAGGGAGCATGGACTGCATCTCAATTTAATGCACTTTGTCTTGGTTCAGCAAGTCATTCAGTTGATTTTGATGACACACTAAGTAGTTCTGCTGTACATCCTGGGGGCCCTATTTTTGCAGCTTTGTTCAGCGATTATGAAGATGATGTCGTACACAATGGGATGGATATTATTGAAGCAACGATAAAAGGCTATGAAGTTGCTGCCCGATTAGGAAGAACGATAAATCCGTTTCCGCATAAATCTCATCATAATAGAGGCTTCCACCCTACAAGTACTGTAGGAGTATTTAGTGGTTTGATCGCAAAAGGAACATATACGAAAGCATCTGAATCTGTGATGAAAAACGCAATGGGAATTGGAGGAAGCTTAGCCTCAGGAATAATGGCATTTCTAGATGATGGATCGCCAATTAAACGAATTCACCCAGGAATTGCGGCTGTTCATGCCCTTTGGGCAATTCAATTAGCTGAAACCGGTATTACAGGTCCAGCTTATGTATTTGAGAGTAGTCATGGTATGTTACATGCCATGAGTGATCATATAGATGAAAACGCTCTAACGAAAGAGTATGACCGGCCGTTAATCTTTGAAACTGCTCAGAAATATTATCCGTGCTGTCATCATATTCACCCAGCCTTAGACGCTGCGAAGGAATTTTTAGAAAAGGAAGATGTCCAGAATATAGCTAAAATTATTGTGCAAAATCCAACTGCTGCAAATGACATGGTTGGTTTTCCATTGGAAAAGAAACGACTTCCTAAAAGTCCTGTCGAAGCTCAAATGAGTCTTCCGTATACGTTAGCTGCATTCTTGTTGGATGGAGGAAAGTTGTCTTTATCTGCATACACGGAGCGGTCTATGAAGGATACTTTGATTTTAGATTTAGCAAATAGAATATTTGTAGAATCTGATGTGGACTTAGACAAGAGATTTAACCATACTTGCTGGCCAGTTGAGGTCACATTTGAGTTAAATAATAACTCTGTTCTTACCTTCACTGAAGAATTTCCAATTGGGTTTCCTCAAAAGCCACTCACGTGGGAACATTTAGATGAGAAAGCTAGAATAGTAGAAGTTTATAATGAACTTAAAGAGATTCAAAATCTTATACGACAATTAGAATCACTTGATCAGGACGGAGTTAAATTCATTCATGAATTTGCGCAGGGGTTGATTGACCAAACTCAAAGAATTATATAG
- a CDS encoding aspartate/glutamate racemase family protein, with protein MYGYKGKIGLLVPSLNTTLEPDFNRLAPEGVTVHSARVPTEVHGTFETLEKMGKNALAEAEQLKDLKPDVCVFGCTSASFLNGAVWTMAFESKLEALLSVPSVTTAGAMVEALHACKLKNVGVVTPYVEANNERLKKYLNEEGFEVDSFHGFEVLDMYSHADIPEADIYRAGLQVGSKSSVDGVFIACTQLKAVPIIKELEQELQIPVLTAVQVSMWSALKRLNIESNIVNYGSLFTRK; from the coding sequence ATGTATGGTTATAAAGGAAAAATAGGACTTTTGGTACCATCTTTGAATACGACATTGGAGCCAGACTTTAACCGGCTGGCTCCAGAAGGAGTAACAGTTCATTCTGCCAGGGTACCAACTGAAGTTCATGGTACTTTTGAAACACTTGAGAAGATGGGGAAGAATGCATTAGCTGAAGCGGAGCAGTTGAAGGATCTTAAACCTGATGTATGTGTTTTCGGCTGTACAAGTGCAAGCTTTCTAAATGGGGCAGTTTGGACGATGGCGTTTGAGTCTAAGCTAGAAGCATTATTGAGTGTCCCAAGCGTTACCACTGCAGGAGCAATGGTTGAAGCCCTGCATGCGTGTAAGTTGAAAAATGTTGGTGTTGTTACCCCTTATGTGGAGGCAAACAATGAACGTCTTAAAAAATACTTAAATGAAGAGGGCTTTGAAGTAGATAGCTTTCATGGTTTTGAAGTTTTAGATATGTATTCACATGCTGATATACCAGAAGCGGATATTTACAGAGCCGGGCTACAAGTAGGCTCAAAAAGTAGTGTTGATGGTGTATTCATAGCATGTACCCAGTTAAAGGCTGTTCCCATTATTAAGGAATTAGAACAAGAGTTACAAATACCTGTCTTAACAGCTGTTCAGGTTAGTATGTGGTCAGCTCTTAAGAGATTAAATATCGAATCAAATATAGTGAATTATGGCTCTTTATTTACAAGAAAATAA
- a CDS encoding FAD-dependent oxidoreductase, translating to MRNHMWDVVVMGGGIAGLTAARHAQELGVERVLIVERGNDCGENNARISGGLIHPAWMDMKDEPDVIYQAIMDITEGTAVPELARAYADTCENAIDWLIDQGVSIDAKNSDVPYMRWATAPHHSGTGKRIDPTRGPDKMIQTLYSNFLSNGGVVEYNSSIIDAENTDGYWEVKVVNNEDSQVTTKKAQNLVLADGGFQANKWLVDHFVGPNASKSVLRSQSSQQGDSLLIALKNGAKVVGMDKIYGHVVSRNAETNDLLWPYPPLDKMSLVSAVVNSHGELIDEQFSNGIALCNALAKSADPMSYYAVFDDLVWEHEAKDNPYGSPVPNPDLVERGGEIFQASSIEDLSSQIGVENLKDLVEQHNALHDTQNIRKKITSAPYYAVPIAPGITFTMGGILTNAEGEVLNNKEEALPNLYAVGSCTGGLDGGPSNGYVGGLASSLVFGLRTARNIASKIKLATI from the coding sequence ATGAGAAACCATATGTGGGATGTAGTTGTAATGGGTGGAGGTATTGCCGGATTGACAGCAGCTCGTCATGCCCAAGAGCTGGGAGTTGAAAGAGTATTAATCGTAGAAAGAGGAAATGATTGTGGCGAGAATAATGCGAGAATTTCCGGGGGGCTTATACATCCGGCATGGATGGATATGAAGGATGAGCCAGACGTAATCTATCAAGCTATCATGGATATTACTGAAGGAACCGCTGTTCCTGAATTAGCTAGAGCATATGCTGATACATGTGAGAATGCAATTGATTGGCTTATTGACCAAGGGGTTTCAATTGATGCTAAGAATAGTGATGTTCCTTATATGAGATGGGCAACTGCTCCACATCATAGTGGTACTGGTAAAAGAATTGACCCTACTAGAGGACCAGATAAAATGATCCAAACCTTGTATTCTAACTTCCTTTCAAATGGTGGAGTTGTTGAATACAATTCATCCATTATCGATGCTGAAAATACAGACGGATATTGGGAGGTAAAGGTTGTAAATAATGAAGATTCACAAGTTACTACCAAAAAAGCCCAAAATCTTGTTTTAGCAGATGGAGGATTCCAAGCAAATAAATGGCTAGTAGACCATTTTGTAGGACCAAATGCTTCAAAAAGTGTACTTAGAAGCCAATCAAGTCAACAGGGAGATTCCTTATTAATCGCACTGAAAAACGGTGCTAAGGTAGTAGGTATGGACAAAATTTACGGCCATGTTGTATCAAGGAATGCAGAAACAAATGACCTTTTGTGGCCATATCCCCCTTTAGATAAAATGTCCCTTGTATCAGCCGTTGTTAACAGTCATGGTGAACTGATTGATGAGCAATTTTCTAATGGGATCGCCCTGTGTAATGCACTTGCAAAATCTGCGGATCCCATGAGCTATTACGCAGTATTTGACGATTTGGTATGGGAGCATGAAGCGAAGGATAATCCGTACGGGTCGCCAGTACCAAACCCAGACTTAGTTGAAAGAGGCGGAGAAATCTTTCAAGCTAGTTCTATTGAAGATTTATCAAGTCAAATTGGTGTAGAAAATCTTAAGGACCTTGTCGAGCAGCATAATGCTTTACATGATACTCAAAATATCCGCAAAAAGATAACTAGTGCTCCATACTATGCAGTTCCAATTGCACCAGGCATTACTTTTACAATGGGGGGAATCCTCACAAATGCTGAAGGTGAGGTTTTAAATAACAAAGAAGAAGCTCTCCCAAATTTATATGCAGTTGGCTCTTGTACGGGTGGATTAGATGGTGGACCTTCAAACGGTTATGTTGGTGGCTTAGCTTCTAGTTTAGTTTTTGGATTAAGAACAGCAAGGAATATTGCTTCCAAAATAAAATTAGCGACTATTTGA
- a CDS encoding AMP-binding protein → MFPEGSYLTHEIIEDFVKKGIWNNIDLYSLLEDTASKKPDQVAIVTYKEQSGDRTEVTYGELLEKVNNTAAAFTKLGVKSGDVVSVQLPNWWEFAVVSFATLKIGAVINGLTPIYRQKEVSYILKMTESKVVVIPDIYRNFNYLDMFMELKPSLPALEKIIVVTDLLEDNDEEDDIINFRKILNFKSDKVIQPSNTTLHSNQLAQLAFTSGTTGEPKGVMHTHNTIEATVRSFVNHMDLSKGVKNLVVSPVGHQTGFLWGTLMTVMLEGTIVYLDTWNAERALNIMHKDQISTMVAAYPFLHDVAKLNDIETRRPETLKLVCIPGAPIPRHMVSVCAKNLNCVVAPAWGMTEYGIALAVSPSDPESGFVTDGRQVNGAQVRIIDENDLAVPAGVEGNLQIKGGGLFIGYYKRPEKTAESFQGDMWFDTGDRATADEKGFIAITGRTKDIIIRGGENIPISEIENLLFKWEKVSDVAIVAMPDERLGERACAYIVPNSGKVTFEEMVHYLLAHGIAKQKLPERLELTDELPRTASGKVQKFVLRNNIKEKLAQSNPVQ, encoded by the coding sequence ATGTTTCCAGAAGGAAGCTATCTTACTCATGAAATTATCGAGGATTTTGTTAAAAAAGGAATTTGGAATAATATTGACCTTTATTCATTGTTAGAGGATACCGCTTCAAAAAAACCAGATCAAGTTGCTATCGTTACATATAAGGAACAAAGCGGAGATAGAACCGAAGTGACATATGGTGAGCTTTTGGAGAAGGTTAATAATACAGCTGCTGCATTTACAAAGTTGGGTGTAAAATCTGGGGATGTCGTATCCGTGCAGCTGCCCAACTGGTGGGAGTTTGCAGTCGTTAGTTTTGCTACCTTGAAAATTGGGGCAGTAATCAATGGTTTAACACCAATTTATAGACAAAAAGAAGTATCCTATATTTTAAAAATGACAGAATCAAAAGTTGTGGTTATACCAGATATATATCGTAATTTTAACTATCTTGATATGTTCATGGAACTAAAACCTTCTTTACCAGCCTTAGAGAAGATCATTGTTGTTACAGATTTGCTTGAAGATAATGATGAGGAAGATGACATTATAAATTTCCGTAAAATATTAAATTTTAAATCTGATAAAGTGATCCAACCAAGTAATACCACCCTTCATTCAAATCAGCTAGCACAGCTTGCATTTACCTCAGGTACAACTGGTGAACCAAAAGGAGTGATGCATACCCATAATACGATAGAAGCTACTGTGCGAAGTTTTGTAAACCACATGGACTTATCAAAGGGTGTGAAAAATTTGGTTGTATCACCAGTAGGACATCAAACAGGCTTCCTTTGGGGGACCCTGATGACGGTCATGCTTGAGGGAACGATCGTTTATTTGGATACATGGAATGCCGAAAGAGCATTAAATATTATGCACAAGGATCAAATCTCAACAATGGTTGCTGCTTATCCATTCCTGCATGATGTGGCAAAGCTTAATGATATTGAGACAAGAAGACCTGAAACATTGAAATTAGTCTGTATTCCAGGCGCTCCAATCCCAAGACATATGGTCAGTGTTTGTGCCAAAAACTTAAATTGTGTTGTGGCGCCTGCATGGGGGATGACAGAGTATGGAATAGCGCTGGCCGTTTCACCTTCAGATCCAGAAAGTGGTTTCGTTACTGACGGAAGACAAGTGAATGGGGCCCAAGTGAGAATTATTGATGAAAATGATTTGGCTGTACCAGCAGGTGTTGAAGGAAACCTCCAAATTAAAGGAGGAGGGTTATTTATTGGTTACTATAAACGTCCAGAGAAAACGGCTGAAAGCTTTCAAGGGGATATGTGGTTCGATACAGGTGATCGAGCAACGGCCGATGAAAAGGGATTTATTGCGATCACAGGAAGAACAAAGGATATCATCATTCGTGGCGGTGAAAATATTCCTATCTCAGAAATCGAAAACCTATTATTTAAATGGGAAAAGGTAAGCGATGTGGCTATTGTTGCCATGCCAGATGAACGACTTGGGGAAAGAGCATGTGCTTATATCGTTCCTAATTCAGGTAAAGTTACTTTTGAAGAAATGGTTCATTATTTATTGGCCCACGGGATTGCCAAGCAAAAATTACCTGAGCGCTTAGAGCTTACTGATGAATTACCAAGAACAGCAAGCGGAAAGGTACAAAAATTTGTTCTTCGTAATAACATCAAGGAAAAACTAGCACAGTCTAATCCAGTTCAATAA
- a CDS encoding glucose 1-dehydrogenase has translation MLKAFDLKGKTAIVTGASRGLGKASALALVQSNANVVITGRDERTLSKTADELSQYGSTVTSFVCDITNPDEVLKLKEFIITRFGTLDILVNNAGIVIDKPFLQTSDDEIDTIMNTNLLGMMKLTRILGEIMVTNKNGKIINIGSYDGLVGTPNLAAYGTSKGGVVQFTRMLAIEWARYKINVNVICPGYFHTSMNDEVFQNEEITNKILKRIPLRRIGKPDELGPLIVYLSSEGSDYMTGQVLAIDGGETSN, from the coding sequence ATGTTAAAGGCTTTTGATTTAAAAGGGAAGACAGCCATTGTAACAGGAGCTAGCAGAGGGCTGGGAAAAGCGTCAGCATTAGCTTTAGTACAATCAAATGCAAACGTTGTCATAACTGGCAGGGACGAAAGAACTTTATCTAAAACTGCAGATGAGCTTTCACAATACGGCAGTACAGTTACGTCATTTGTTTGTGATATAACAAACCCAGACGAGGTACTTAAACTAAAGGAATTTATTATAACAAGATTCGGAACACTTGATATTTTAGTGAATAATGCAGGTATCGTTATTGATAAGCCTTTTCTTCAGACAAGTGACGATGAAATTGACACAATCATGAATACAAACCTGCTTGGAATGATGAAGCTTACACGCATTCTTGGTGAAATCATGGTAACGAATAAGAATGGAAAAATCATTAACATCGGATCGTATGATGGCTTAGTTGGTACCCCCAACCTGGCCGCTTATGGAACTAGTAAAGGTGGGGTTGTTCAATTTACTAGGATGTTGGCCATTGAATGGGCAAGATACAAAATCAATGTAAACGTCATTTGCCCTGGATATTTCCATACATCCATGAACGATGAGGTTTTCCAGAATGAAGAAATTACAAACAAGATTTTGAAAAGAATTCCGTTACGAAGAATCGGGAAACCAGATGAATTAGGTCCATTGATTGTTTACCTATCATCAGAAGGCTCCGATTATATGACTGGTCAGGTACTTGCAATCGACGGGGGAGAAACATCAAATTAA
- a CDS encoding acyl-CoA dehydrogenase family protein: MNFSDFLLSDEEKMIRQTVKAIVEKHIAPYAIETDENSRFPWKQIEKLSEAGLMGILAPEEYGGINGSKLAYVLTIEEIAKWCAATAVVYFTQTHGLLPVSLFGTKEQKQRYLPVAADGSKLAAFAVTEPDAGSDVTSMKTTARRTTEGYILNGSKIFITTGDKAEIVTVFAKTCDGHNGLSAFLVEKGTPGFKVGNLEKKMGIRGSSTASLFFEDCLIPEENRIGEEGEGFKMLMQVFDYTRISTAAQALGIAQGAYDIAFQYAQERKQFKKPIYDHQAIQFMLVDMYTEISAARSLLYQIAAAIDQGKKDFSLEASLAKLYCSELAGRITNDAVQILGGHGYVIENHVERMMRDAKITQIYDGTSQIQKLVIGRILKKNSNYVTMV, encoded by the coding sequence ATGAATTTTTCAGATTTTCTGTTAAGTGATGAGGAAAAGATGATTCGTCAAACAGTAAAAGCCATTGTTGAAAAACACATTGCACCATATGCAATCGAAACTGATGAAAATAGCCGTTTTCCTTGGAAGCAAATCGAAAAGCTTTCCGAAGCAGGATTAATGGGTATCCTGGCACCAGAGGAATATGGCGGAATTAATGGTTCAAAACTTGCTTACGTCTTAACGATAGAAGAAATTGCAAAATGGTGTGCAGCAACAGCGGTTGTTTATTTTACGCAAACACACGGTTTATTGCCGGTTAGTCTTTTTGGGACAAAGGAACAAAAACAACGATATCTTCCAGTTGCAGCGGATGGTTCGAAGCTGGCTGCGTTCGCTGTAACCGAACCTGATGCGGGATCTGATGTGACAAGTATGAAAACGACTGCACGGAGGACTACTGAAGGTTATATCTTAAACGGAAGCAAGATATTTATCACAACTGGAGATAAGGCGGAAATCGTTACTGTATTTGCAAAAACTTGTGATGGTCATAATGGGTTAAGTGCTTTTCTTGTAGAAAAAGGCACTCCTGGATTTAAAGTTGGTAACCTTGAGAAAAAAATGGGTATCCGTGGCTCAAGTACAGCTTCCCTATTCTTTGAAGATTGTTTGATTCCTGAAGAGAACAGAATTGGAGAAGAAGGCGAAGGTTTTAAAATGTTAATGCAGGTATTTGACTATACCCGTATCAGTACGGCAGCCCAGGCTTTGGGAATTGCACAGGGTGCATATGATATAGCCTTCCAATATGCACAGGAAAGAAAACAGTTTAAAAAGCCAATTTATGATCATCAAGCCATTCAATTTATGTTAGTTGATATGTATACTGAAATATCTGCAGCAAGAAGTTTATTATATCAAATCGCAGCTGCAATTGACCAAGGTAAAAAGGATTTTAGTTTAGAAGCATCCCTAGCGAAACTATATTGTTCTGAGCTTGCTGGTAGAATTACAAACGATGCAGTCCAAATACTAGGTGGACATGGATATGTCATAGAGAACCATGTTGAACGTATGATGAGGGATGCAAAAATTACCCAGATATATGATGGAACAAGTCAAATTCAAAAGCTTGTTATCGGAAGAATACTTAAGAAAAATAGTAACTACGTAACAATGGTGTAA